From the genome of Methanothrix soehngenii GP6:
TGCAGCCACGCAGGGTATGGCAAATCCTCTGGAGTGCCTGGTTACCACGTGGTTGCCGTTGAACACACCGGGGCCGCCGCCGCCATAGATGGAGTGGCTGAAGAACGAGAAGCCGACGGCAGTTCCCATTACCCTGCCGAAGTCGCATCCGGGCAAGGCGGTCTCCTTCTCGATGATATCGTTGAAGTAAAGCAGTGTTGAGGACACAGCCTGGGCGCCTCTGAGGGAGCCGCAGTTGACCATGGTGGCTGCCAGAACGCCTGCTGCGGCGTAGGCGTTCCACTTGGATACATCGTTGGCCTCATACATGACATAGCCAGAGGGCAGCTTCTTGCCGGCCTTGATGACCTTGTCCTCAAGGGCCTTGCCCACTATGCTCTGCACTACAGTGCCGATGGTTCCAGTCTTGCCGTTCGCCTTGACGGTCTCATAGACCATGTTGTTGGCGTTCAGGCCCTGGTATGCCATGCCCAGGAGCTGATGGCGCTCGAATATGCCCATGGCATTGCCCATCTCCATCTCACCGATCTGCTCGTAGATAGAGGCAAGAGCAGCTGCGTTCATGGCGTTCCTCTTGGTGATCATTGCCAGGTGGTTGGCCATGACGTTCCTGAGTGCGAATCCCAGACCCTCATCGTTCTGGGGGATATTCAGAACAGAAGCTACATTTCCACCGTTCATGCCCACTGTCTGCGGGTACTCGCCCCAGACGGAGGCGTGGACCATTGGAGCCTCGACGATGCCTACCTTGAACTGCTGGATCAGAGCCTCAACCGTGGCCGATGCGGCGCCGGTCAGTCCCACGACGAACTCAGAGGCAGCGTTGACCCTGGCGGTGGGGACCTGGACGAGCAGCTGCTTGCCGCCGCCGAGGATCTGCACATTAGTATCGTCGCCGGGGGCAACCTGGAGCAGAGTTTTGATCTTCTCAGCCAGGGCACCTGCATTGGCAACAACATCGTAATTGAGCTCCCGTCCCTTGATCTGCCTGCGGCCTCCGGCTACCTTTCCAGTCTTCAAGGCACCTTCGACGCCGGCCAGATTGACGGCTACAGTTCGCTTTGTGAGAGAAATAAGTCTCTGCATGGCCGCGTTCTTGAGAGGGCTGACGGCGCTCAGGTCGACGTCGCTCTTCAAAAGAACTCCGCGGTCGCTATATAGGTCTATCTTATCAGACACGTTCTTTATCCTCCTTTACCTTTTTAGCAGCAAGACCGAAACGAAGGATGATACTGGAGCGATGGCATGACCGCCAAGTCTAAAAGGTATCATACCCAGCATCCTCGCAGTTCGTTACAATCTCCCGCCTTTTTCCCCATTGCATCATTGATACTTAAAGGTTTTGCGTGGTATTATTATTACTTATTATATTATATGAATCTGTGGACTTTGAGTAGATATAAACGAAAATTTTTTTAAATTAATTTTTATTAAAATATATCTCTTTAATTGTGCAATTCTATGCTTCTTGACATGTGGCCCCTCCACGGCATTCAAAGGAAACCTTTCCTCTTTTCTTGTATCGCGATTGCTGGTAGTGGTGATCCGATGAAGGAATATTATTTCAGCTATCGATAAATAGATATATGCTTTTAAAATAATTGATCTAAGTTCAATTTCACATAGGTATTCGAATTGATCTTCATGAGAGAGTATACCGCCGGTCAAAAGCGATTTTATTGAGGTATATCGAAATAATAAAAGTTAAAATTTGTAGAATAATCGTGTCAGTTGGACCAATAAACTTCATTATTAAATAATATACAGAATACCAGACTACGAAAATCTCAGATTCAGAATGATAGGAATAATAGCCCACCTGGTGAGAACGATTGACCGATCGGAGCGATTTTTTTTACAGAAAAATTTAAATCGATGCCATGTTTTGCCTTTGAGGAATGCATCTCATAATAGCGGAGAAGCACGATGCTGCAAAAAGGATTGCCCAAATCCTATCGGGCAATAAGCCCCGACCTTACCGGATAGGTGGGGTTGAGGCCTTCAAGTTCGATGATAAGGTGGTGATGGGCCTATCCGGCCACATCGTGGGAGTGGACTATCCTCCTGGATACAACAACTGGCAGAAGGTGGATTGCAAAGAACTGATCAGGGCGGAGATAGTCGTCCGTCCCATCAATGACAAGATCGTCAATGCCCTGCGCTCCCTGGGAAAGGAAGCCGATCGCATCACTGTGGCCACGGACTACGATCGGGAGGGAGAGCTCATCGGAGTGGAAGCCCTGAAGATCGCAAAGGAGGCAAACCCTCGCCTTAGGGAGGACCGGGTCCGCTACAGCGCCATCGTCAAGGATGAGATCCTCAAGGCCTTCAAGAACGCCGGCAAGGTGGACTACGACCTGGCAGCCTCTGGAGAGGCCAGACAGATCATAGACCTAGTCTGGGGAGCAGCCTTAACCCGATATATATCTCTCACCTCCGGCCGTCTGGGCAAAGAGTTTCTCTCCGTGGGGAGGGTCCAATCACCCACCCTGGCCCTGATCGTCGATCGAGAGAAGGAGATCCAGTCCTTTGTCCCCAAGCCATACTGGGAGATATATGCTGACCTGGAACGTGATCTGCGCGTCCAGCATGCCCGGGGCCGCATCTGGGAGAAGGATGAGGTTGATTCTATCGTGGCCCGTCTGGGCCCGGTGGGCATCATCCGCTCCATCCAGACAAAGCCGCGCGTCGAGAAGCCCCCAGCACCCTTTGACACCACCAGCTTCATCTCCGCAGCCAGTGGAATCGGCTTTTCAGCGGCCAACGCCATGCGGATAGCCGAATGGCTCTACGTCAACGGATTCATATCCTACCCCAGGACGGACAATACCGTCTATCCCCCATCCATCGACCTGGTCGCCCTCACCCGTCTGTTCCTCAAGGGCGAATTCTCCAAAGAAGCGGAAAAGCTCCTCGGAGGAAAGATGGTGCCCACCCGGGGCAAGAGGTCGACCACAGATCATCCTCCTATCTACCCCACCGCTCCTGTCAATAAGAGCGAGCTGAAGGAGGAGCAGTGGAAGATATATGAGCTGGTGGTGCGCCGCTTCTTCGCCACCTTAGCCGAATCCTGTGTCTGGGATGCCACCAGCCTCAAGGTGGACATCGGCCCCGAGCCCTTCAGGGCGAGCGGTGCCCGGCTGGTGGAACCGGGATGGAGGTACTACTATCCCTACAGCAAAGCTGAAGAGCGCATCCTGCCCGCCCTGAAAGAGGGCGAACGCCTCCGGGTCTTGGGCCACAGCGTCGAGGCCAAAGAGACTCAGCCACCGGCCAGATACGGCCAGGGAAAGCTGATCAAGCTGATGGACGAGCTGGGCCTGGGGACCAAGTCCACCCGCCATGATATCATCAGCAAGCTCTATGCCCGCGCTTATGTGCAGGGCAATCCCATGCGGCCCACAAACACCGCTTATGCCGTGGTGGACACCCTGCAGAAGTACGCTCCCACCATCACCAAACCGGAGATGACCCAGACCCTGGAGAAGGACATGACCCAGATCTCCGAGCAGAAGATCAAGGAGGATGAGGTGATAGAGGAGTCAAGGGTCATGCTCACCAGTGTCTTCGACGAGCTGAGCTGCAACCAAGAGGACATAGGCCAGTCGCTCAAGGACGGCCTGAGGACAGACAAGATCGTGGGGACCTGCGAGAAGTGCAATTCCGAGCTGATAATCAGGCGCGGCCACCGGGGATCGCGCTTTATCGGCTGCTCCGGCTATCCGGAATGCAGATTCACCCTCCCGCTCCCCAGGTCGGGGGCAGTAGTGGTAACGGATAAGGTCTGTGAGAAGCACGGCATGTTTCATATCCGCATCATAAACAAGGGCAAGAGGCCCTGGGATCTGGGCTGCCCCCACTGCAACTTCTTGGACTGGCAGGCGAAGAAGGCTCTGGAGTTGGCGGAGGGCAAGGAGAGCGGGGAAGGAAAAGGGGCAAAAGCGCGGCCGGCAAAGAAGACGGTCAGGGGATCAGGGGCCAAAGCTGCCAAGAAGGCCAGCGGGCCATCCAATGCAGATGGCGATGGGCTCGCCAGATTGCCGGGAATTGGCCCCAAGACCCTGGAAAAGCTGGCATCGGCAGGGATCAAGACATCTGGAGAGC
Proteins encoded in this window:
- the mcrB gene encoding coenzyme-B sulfoethylthiotransferase subunit beta, giving the protein MSDKIDLYSDRGVLLKSDVDLSAVSPLKNAAMQRLISLTKRTVAVNLAGVEGALKTGKVAGGRRQIKGRELNYDVVANAGALAEKIKTLLQVAPGDDTNVQILGGGKQLLVQVPTARVNAASEFVVGLTGAASATVEALIQQFKVGIVEAPMVHASVWGEYPQTVGMNGGNVASVLNIPQNDEGLGFALRNVMANHLAMITKRNAMNAAALASIYEQIGEMEMGNAMGIFERHQLLGMAYQGLNANNMVYETVKANGKTGTIGTVVQSIVGKALEDKVIKAGKKLPSGYVMYEANDVSKWNAYAAAGVLAATMVNCGSLRGAQAVSSTLLYFNDIIEKETALPGCDFGRVMGTAVGFSFFSHSIYGGGGPGVFNGNHVVTRHSRGFAIPCVAAAVALDAGTQMFTPEMTSGLVGAIYGEIKEFREPIVSVAEAV
- a CDS encoding DNA topoisomerase I translates to MHLIIAEKHDAAKRIAQILSGNKPRPYRIGGVEAFKFDDKVVMGLSGHIVGVDYPPGYNNWQKVDCKELIRAEIVVRPINDKIVNALRSLGKEADRITVATDYDREGELIGVEALKIAKEANPRLREDRVRYSAIVKDEILKAFKNAGKVDYDLAASGEARQIIDLVWGAALTRYISLTSGRLGKEFLSVGRVQSPTLALIVDREKEIQSFVPKPYWEIYADLERDLRVQHARGRIWEKDEVDSIVARLGPVGIIRSIQTKPRVEKPPAPFDTTSFISAASGIGFSAANAMRIAEWLYVNGFISYPRTDNTVYPPSIDLVALTRLFLKGEFSKEAEKLLGGKMVPTRGKRSTTDHPPIYPTAPVNKSELKEEQWKIYELVVRRFFATLAESCVWDATSLKVDIGPEPFRASGARLVEPGWRYYYPYSKAEERILPALKEGERLRVLGHSVEAKETQPPARYGQGKLIKLMDELGLGTKSTRHDIISKLYARAYVQGNPMRPTNTAYAVVDTLQKYAPTITKPEMTQTLEKDMTQISEQKIKEDEVIEESRVMLTSVFDELSCNQEDIGQSLKDGLRTDKIVGTCEKCNSELIIRRGHRGSRFIGCSGYPECRFTLPLPRSGAVVVTDKVCEKHGMFHIRIINKGKRPWDLGCPHCNFLDWQAKKALELAEGKESGEGKGAKARPAKKTVRGSGAKAAKKASGPSNADGDGLARLPGIGPKTLEKLASAGIKTSGELAGANAKSLAAKTGLSEKKIAAWKSAAKALS